The sequence below is a genomic window from Desulfocurvibacter africanus subsp. africanus DSM 2603.
CCCCTATCGGGTTGCGAGATGAAGGAGACTTCGCCGCCCAGGTAGCGTTCGGCGAAGAGCTTCATGCTGAAGGTGCCCAGGCCCCGATCCTTGCCTTTGGTGGAGAAGGAACGTTTGAAGACCTGCAACTGCACGTCGGGAGGCATGACGCCCGGATTGCGCACGCTGAAAACCACGGCATCCTGATCAGCCTTGCAGGATATGCTCACGATCTCGCCGGGCGATGTGGCCTCCAAGGCGTTCTTGAGCATGTTGCCCAGAATGCGACACAGAAGGTTGTAGTCCGTGTGCAGGCTCAGGTCGCCCTCGGCAGGCTCGGCCCGGATGAGCTTGCCCGAGGCAGCTTCGTGCGAGGAGTATGTCGAAGCCATGACCTTAATGACATCATCGCCGTTGAGCTGGATGAAATGTGGGGTCAGCTCGTCGCTCTCGGCGGCCATAAGGTCCTTCTGGGAGATTATCTCCTCCACCAGGTACTTGAATTGGGTATGCGCAAGGTTCAGCTCCTCGCGCATGGTTTCGGGCGCGTCCTCGGCCAGCAGGCCCAACAGACCGCGTAATCCGCCAGCATGATTTAGGATATCGTGAAAGAAGGTGCGTTCCAGGGCTCGCCGGCGCTTCTCATGGCTTACGTCGGTTACGCAAAAGACCGTGAACGACTCGCTGTCCAACGGAAATGGAGTGGCGCTGACCGACAGGTCCAAGGCCTCGATACGGCCGTTCACCGAGCGCAGCAGGTGGCACTCCTGAATATCCCGATGGCCGTTCAAGCTGGATATGATGGCCTGCACAGCGCCGCATTTGGTGCAGAATTCGCTCGTGCCGCACCCGCCCGGCAACCTGTTCGCATGGATGCAACTCAGGATCTCGCCGGGCCGCTTGCCGAGAATGGCGTCCATGCTGTCCAGGTTCAGCATCTGTAGCAGCGCCAGATTGCAATAGACCAGTTGGCGCTGGGCATTGAGCACCATAATTAACTGGGGCACTGCATCCACCAGCCGCGTGGTCTTGGATTGCTCCAGGGCTTCCCGCTGACGCAGGACGACACTCTGGGCAACCCTTTCCGCGGGGGCGAAAAAGGTAGTGAACCTGCTCATGAAAACCTCAAGGAAATATCGATGCGGATGGTAAAATGAAAGTCTTTCAGGAAAACGGATTCTTGGCAAGACGGGCGCGGTCGGCAACCGCGCCCGCCTGAATAATTCCTACTGCTGCAATCCTTGGCGGACCTCGGCCAGGAGCCGCTTGACCCGCTCCAGGGTTTGGGCCTGCTGTCCGTCGCCGAGTTGCTCGGCCAGGCTGTCTAGACTCCCGCTCATCTCTGCCAGGGAATCAGCCTGGGCCTGGCGTCGAGCCTGCTCCGGGAGCTCCGCCAGTTGGTCCATGCGCATATCCACCTGACCCATCCTGTACTCCATGGAGGCGACCTTCTCCTGGACCTGAGAAAGGGCTTCCACGCGCTCGGACATGTTTGTCATCTTATTATAGATGCTGAAGAAAAAGACCACCAACAGGACAAACGAGAGCGCAGCCACCAGCATGGCTATCTTGCTCAGGTCCCTTCCTCCTGTCTTGAGCTCCTCTGCTCCGGGATTCTGTTCGTAATTCTGGGCCATATCCCCTCCTGAGAGTTTACACACAGTTTTCATTCGTCACACTTCCAGGCCAAGGGCTGGAATGATGCAACACCTTACGGAATGATGCGCAGTTTTGGCAACCGGCTTTGAATTATCGGCAGAATGCCCATTAGCAAACCAGCTGCAAATTATAACCTCCGCCTTGTTCCAATAACCAAGACACGTTATCAGTTAGGAATACCGACCTAAGCCCAAAGGCTTGGGTCGCGCGGGGGGGAGATATGCGACAGGCGTTTTGGGCGATTGCTGCCGCCGTGACGATATGGGTTGTATCCGGATTTGGAGTCGCGTCCCAGGCTCAGGAAGCGGACGGTCAGGACGAGTTCATCCGGGGCTACGCCTCGGCAGTGCTGGCAAGCGAATTCGAGCTGCCGCCCGAGTGCGTGCACGTCCGGCTGGCAGTAGTCCAACTGCTCTGCGAACCAGAAACCGATGTGCGGTTGCGCCGGATGCTGACTCGCCTGCAGTCCATCCCCGGCGTGCAAGGGGTGGTCGGTCCCACGGGCCAAGCCGCTACAGGCAAAGCAAGCGAGGAACCCGAGCGGATCGTCTTCCTGCCGGATGACATGCTGTTCAAGCCGCTTATCGCCGATCCGCGTTGGCCGCATTTCTCGGCTTCATACCAGCGCTATCTGGAGGATGAGGACTTGCGCCACGTGGGCTCGGCCACCTTCGGCGAGACTTTTCCCTTCGTCCGCTTCACTTGGGCGCCGCAGCATGCAATCGACGCCGGCCTGCAGGCTGCCGTTTTTTCGATTTTCGACCTGGCGTCCGAATCGAGCGATCTGGTCAACGCCGACTACTGGGTGGCCGCCACTACCGCGTTGAGGCTCAACGGATTCTCGGCCTTGGGCCGTCTGTATCATCAGAGTTCACACCTGGGCGACGAATTCCTCCTGCGCAACGAGGTGGAGCGGGTCAACTTGAGCTACGAAGCCTTGGAGGCCATCCTGTCCCAAAATCTACCCTTTGGCTTGCGCGTGTACGGCGGCGGGGAGTTCCTCGTGCATCGTGAGCCGGAAGACCTGAAGCGCTGGGCGATGCAGGGAGGCCTGGAATTCCGCAGCCCCTGGACCATGGCCAATGGAACGATGCGGCCCGTAGCCGGACTGGATCTGCAATCCAGCCAGGAAAACGGCTGGGGGCCGAATTTGTCCCTGCGGGCCGGCGTGCAGTTGGAGGATCAGGTCTTCGTCAGCCGCAAGCTGCAAATCCTACTGGAATACTTCGACGGCAACTCGCCCAATGGACAATTCTATGATCGGGACATCCAATACATCGGCCTTGGTCTGCACTTGCAGTACGACTAAGCAGTTGCGGACCATCCGCATGCCGGGCTT
It includes:
- a CDS encoding sensor histidine kinase; this translates as MSRFTTFFAPAERVAQSVVLRQREALEQSKTTRLVDAVPQLIMVLNAQRQLVYCNLALLQMLNLDSMDAILGKRPGEILSCIHANRLPGGCGTSEFCTKCGAVQAIISSLNGHRDIQECHLLRSVNGRIEALDLSVSATPFPLDSESFTVFCVTDVSHEKRRRALERTFFHDILNHAGGLRGLLGLLAEDAPETMREELNLAHTQFKYLVEEIISQKDLMAAESDELTPHFIQLNGDDVIKVMASTYSSHEAASGKLIRAEPAEGDLSLHTDYNLLCRILGNMLKNALEATSPGEIVSISCKADQDAVVFSVRNPGVMPPDVQLQVFKRSFSTKGKDRGLGTFSMKLFAERYLGGEVSFISQPDRGTIFMVRLPRHAACDLATT
- a CDS encoding DUF1207 domain-containing protein; this encodes MTIWVVSGFGVASQAQEADGQDEFIRGYASAVLASEFELPPECVHVRLAVVQLLCEPETDVRLRRMLTRLQSIPGVQGVVGPTGQAATGKASEEPERIVFLPDDMLFKPLIADPRWPHFSASYQRYLEDEDLRHVGSATFGETFPFVRFTWAPQHAIDAGLQAAVFSIFDLASESSDLVNADYWVAATTALRLNGFSALGRLYHQSSHLGDEFLLRNEVERVNLSYEALEAILSQNLPFGLRVYGGGEFLVHREPEDLKRWAMQGGLEFRSPWTMANGTMRPVAGLDLQSSQENGWGPNLSLRAGVQLEDQVFVSRKLQILLEYFDGNSPNGQFYDRDIQYIGLGLHLQYD